AGGCATAATAAGAGTATCCACTTAATTGTGGAATGATAGGATTTTGAGATAGCCTGCACTCAGTAAAAATCATAATATCACagttaattttagtttgttccAGAAGGACAAGAAAGTTGTCAATATTACAAGAGATGCTTCGAACATTTTGTGTGACTATAGTAAGACATTTGTTTTGTTCTATATTTAGTGACGGACATTCGTGAGCATCACAGTTTATGACGTTAGACACTGCGACTCCATCGACATTTTCCATTAGTGAATTTATGTTATCGAATTATGTAAGAAGAATACAGTCggtcaaaaaataatcttctttGGCTCTTTGAACTTTTTATCTGAAATTTAAGGTTGATATGGTGTtcaaaatagctgaaaatagagaaacaaagaatatttttaaaatcaattagaattttcaaaaaattcataATGCAAATCAATATTACGAAATTTTGATAGATCTCAATATTTTTCAGTTGAAAGTTTTTTGCATACGAAAGGCgtgtaaaagtatttttacaggttttatctatttttggAGAAAACAAAGTACTAAGCTGTAAATAAATGCAGTCATTGTTGTGTTGGCTTAATTGTTCCTTAAAGTGTAAGAAAATTACTAAAACTAAGAGTAAACCaaataaatggaaaaataaaaagtaatttaaactaTAATTACGAATATCGCAAATAGAATAAGAGAAGTTACTACGCAGCTGATCCGTCACTAGTCACTTTAGGTTAGCCAGCGTGCCCTCAGAGTCCACCATCACTACCGGCGAGTTATCATTCCGTCGCAGGTAGATTCGCCCGTATGATACCCAACACCgagcaaaattattttgtttcgcGAATTCTCTCGCTAAGTGAAAAAGCCTCTTGGCCCTGCTTGTCAGCGCCTCACTAACAAATACTGAGCGTTCGGGTCCCTCCAGGAGCAGGTGTTTTGAGTTTAATTTGGAGTCCTTATTCTGTTTATTAAAGGATTTTACCCCACGGATTACAGACTCCTTCAAAGACACAGAGCTCAACTCAACAACTATAGGGGTATGTTCCTTGTTTTTTGATTTGACTCGGAAAATGTCACGAATATCGTTTTCATGAATGGGCTGAGAAATTACTGATCCAACCCGCTGCACTGCCTCGCagagtgtttgtttgttttctgatGAGGTCCTGGGAAAATTTCGTATTTCGATGGTTGACGAAAGTGACTTCCGTTTCATCAGTTCGACCTCGTTTTCCAGCATAACAATGGTAGACCTCTGTACGGTGTTTTCTCTTTCCAGATTACTAACTTTCTCCAACTCCTCCTCATATTTAGCGGATATAAACTCTGTCGATTGTAGGACGCCATTCATTTGATCCTGCATTGTTTTCATAGATGACATAATTAATTCGAGCTTAACATTCTGGGCAGCGATCAATTCTCGCAGCGAAGAATTGTCCTCGACAGACTCGGTAGATATCTCAATGCTGCCTCGGCGTAGGCGTTTGCTGCTGTTACGCTGCGTGATATTCAAATTCGAGTCCGATTGCGCTCGACTCGGCAAAGTTTCATTAACTTGTAGCTTCATAACGTTGAAAGACTCTGGGTTCTTAAGTGTGTTTTGCGACGGAGAATGTTGTTTAGACATTATGTACcgtgtgataataataatactggCAAATAAATACAGGTCAacaaaatgtaagtaaaaagGTTACTTGATGGGAGCAGCCGTATTGATAAGAAACCTGTTTCTATTAATAATCGCTggtaatttattgtttgtgGAGCTACGAACAGTTCGTAGCTGATGTCTCTCGTAGGCGCTTCGTAGGCAATGGGTCAGTTAGTTGTAGCTGCTCGTAGCGGTTCGCTCGGCATAGCGGTTTATGAGATAAAGCAACTCACGATTACTCGGATGTTCTCGGGTGCTCTCGTCACTATTCGTTGGTCGCCGCTTCGTAGAGGGAGATGAAAAATGGCCACTGTCTCTTATCGCGGGGGAGGTGAAGTATGTCCCCGCGTTGTAGCTGCCCGCTTGCCGTCACTGGGTGATATCCAATATTTGCGGTATTTAATGGTAATTTGCAATTTGACTCCACAGGTTATTCGCACTTAAACTAATGCAGCTTAAAGAGTTTATTTGCGTACactgtttgtatttttgtgaataaaaattGCGACACGTCCGCCTATGAACACAGCCGCGAGTGgtatatgtacgagtatgtatgatAATAGAATTTCCAGGCTGAAGAAATACTGGATGACGCAAAAGATGATATATGCGTGCTAATGATCTGTACAATGACGTTGTAAACCGGACAAAATGGAaagagaaatattaaaaagcgaACCCCGGGCcacaaaatattacctacgTAGGTGGAGGGTGCAgctgggaacacgcaaagatcaCAGTGAGTCTTCCTTTGTGAAATGAAATTCAACGGAACTTACAATTAAACTGCAGGAGAACTATTTCCTAagtgatgaaaaaataaagttggaGTTCAGTAAATCAtgacaaattttttatttgattttttatatctgtgcCCATGACCTCAAGATCCATCTTGAGTCTTGATGGAAAATTCAATTTCCGAAACGTGTAAGTTATGAtttcttacaatatttttacacacCGAAGATCCTGTAACTTATAGGTAATATTATCCTtgctttcaaaaaattcatttcCAAATCATCTCTGTTGTTTATCAGAAAAACAAGGTAcgttttcacattttcacaACTGTAGGAAAGCAGgtgaacataaaaattataaatgcggcACGCGTCGCGCCCAGACGGGCCATCCAGACTCGGCAGGGAACCCATGAGTAAATACAAATCTAAATGAGGCCGTTATCTAATTgatttgattgtttttttttttataatttataaagtttaagATGCAGTGCGTAAAGATCTGCAAAGTTTTCTCCAAaaacgttaaataaaatatatatacatttaccTCCATATACCTCgctggtagacagagccaactgtcttaaaaagactgataggccacgttcagtttttaTTGCTTACTGATAGacctgagattcaaatagtgacaggtttatagcccatcgcctatcccttagttgccttttacgatattaatAGGAGAGAGATGGGTGGCTCTATTGAGAGCTCTATGTCActaatttatagatattttaagtAACACCATTATTTGGACTAATTCCCTTCAGATTTAAAATCCAAGTAAAAGCCGTAGAGAACACGTAAAAGTTGATGCAATCgttaaaagtatatttgttATCTGCAAAACAGGCTAGGCATTCTATTTCTTCGTAAtactgaaaattattttcctaAAGCAGActtatttttcctattggtgccgggaagtATTTGATCAGGACGCAAACCCAGACAGccctacttacatacatatcgcgCGGGCTCAACTTTGACCCACTTCTCGCGTCCAACGACTTTTATCTCTGGAAACTTTCATCCGTTTCTTTCGTCctatcaatttttaatgtcactttttaaaacaaatgcgGGAACTTATAATGTTGATATTTGaaaactcatacatacataaaatcacgcctctttcccggaggggtaggcagagactattttAAAACTCAAAACCTGGATTATCCAATCTGCACACAACGGGCCCCGTTTCATAGCAATAGAGAGTGCAATTgataagatataaaatatacatacatacatacatatggtcacgtctatatcccttgcggggtagacagagctaatagtcttgaaaagactgaatggccacattcagctatttggctaaatgatagaattgagattcaaatagtgacaggttgctagcccatcgcctaaaaggaaaatataaaatctgaactaaaatttttaaatataggtataatcacatattaaaaaaactcttTGGCCACGCATTGCGAATGAAAAGACCACCGTTAATGAGGCCGTTTGCATTAACGATTCGGCGAACATCTGCACTTCCAAACAATTCCTTTCATCCCGGCACAAACAAGCGGCGAACGCCGAAAAACTCGCTGAATAGTAATTAGGGTCCAAGATTAGGCGGGCGCCGTTCAGTTAGCGTGACTATATCCGTATGACGTAGAGCGTGCGATTCTttcgttttaaaaatagaatttcagCAGCgcttaatgttttaataatgtaggcaaccttcttggtataagccatagcaacggttgccatgattTTGTTGGTTAgagatatttcaaaaatattttttattgttaaaggttcttaatttttacgttgaataatatagacattttaaactgattattattttctcatcttttctccttctatcttctttaggaataaataacttaataactatacttcttacaaataataacgtccgaaatttaaatcataatttatttactttatttacaaatagttTCAaagggttgcggaggtcagatgagtCGTTTTGTGATTTGTTCAATTGAGAATTACAGTCATATACACAACCCGGGCTCCAGAAAGTTGAGGACCATCTCCAGGaggatgatatttttttattatttattacaagtttATTGATATTGGAACTGaaattagaaatttatttattaacgaaAAGAAGCATATCACTGTGGTCCAGGTCCATCCACAATAGGTTACCCTGTGTTATATTTTTGCTGGTACTCAAACCTTGACAGTAACACAATATGTagtcattattataaaaaaaatatctagcTTCAAGTTTTAACGGGTAAGCGCGCCCTacaccaaaaatatttactctaAAAGCGGTCGCCGATTCGCCTTCTATTAATTACTGTGCCCAAGGCGGACGCCATGTTGTATATAGGCTCGAATTTCCGGCATATACCTAGTAGATACGTGGGCCGCGTCTCGCGTGTCCACCCCAACCCCCTCTCTTGTCCGGCCACCCTTTGTACAGAACATGTCCAGAGATAAAGGCCTATTCGTAGAGGTCTGAagaattataaagaaatatccCGTTAATTTCCTTTTCCCGTGGAAGTTTCGGGATATCCCCTTTTGGTGCACCCTTGCACAACGTAAGAAACATGACAAATTTCAATTCTCTAGACCCAGCGGCTTGAGTTTCAgctatgtatttatgtgtcaATAAATCAGTGCATTCAAGTATACCCGTGGTTCCGCCCGCGTAAAACGAAACATCCTGTTAATTTTCCGTTGCAAACGGAATCTCTGAAAATTATATCGACAGTCTTACGCAGTTTTCCACTCTTAAAAAGTCCCCTTACATTGTAGTTTGAATCCATGAAACCAAGTATATCATAAAAACAATAGGTAACTGCGAATTTTAACTCGCGTCAAAACGGTATAATTCTGCAGTCTTTTCCTAGATCTTTTGAGTGTCATATAGCTgttttgtaacattttataaCAACTTTATTTGTAGGATTTCGCTGTTTCTCCCTAGTTCTAATTGACGCGGCACCGGACGCGGCGCCCGAGGGACTGCTCTGCTTTCCCGAGTTTCCCGATTTACAGCATCGCCCGATAATCTTTTCTTGATGACGCCGTACGCTGGGAGAGAGGATTAATCCCGTGAACTTATCCCCCTTAATTCTTCccttaagtcccggttgcatcctcacctctctagagaggagcccgaatgcgtttttttttaccatgaTTGAGTCAGGCTTTTACAAGAAGCCACTCCAATCTGACCTACGCACCCTTTGTAGGTAATTTTACCCATGTTGGATCattgttacacattcagttatcTCAATGTGccggtttcctcacgatgtcattcaaactaatgtgccGGTTTcgtcacgatgttttccatcACCGTAAGGCACGTAACCGTTatcactcaaactaatgtcaATAACTCATAAAAGAGTCATTGaaacatggccgaggtgggatttgaacctgtgccgaGCTGTTCCATACGCAAGTATTTCAAGCGGTTTTTAATCGGATACCTCATCcattcgaccatcgacgccCTTAAAATCCACCGATAACATTTTCTTGACGACTCCGTACGGAGACGAGGATTAGCCCGAGAACTTCTCTTTGGACGTAAGCCTACTTATCGATGTTATAAACGCGAAAGTTCGCGGGGATGAgtggatgtttgttattaGTTCACGACGAACCTACTCGGTGGATTATGTGTCCTTATAAGGtcctaatattatattttttccccAAAAGCAAACTTTTTGCATTATTCGAGTTTGCGGGTTCCATATTTAACCGCATCACGGCTTTCTATAAAGGAAATACTCGtagagtatgtatgtatgtaacaaaaatatttttagcaaaGGTAGCCCTAGAAAAATATCGGTGTCAGCTTATGTGGTTGTTGAAGTGAGTCAATGGATATAAACGGAACTTGAAGAGCACAACATTACCAAACAAATGAGAAAATAAGTACAAACTTTCCCACACAAGTAATTGAATCTTGCACTTCCAGAAATCGATTGGCAATGTAGATCATCACTTGCATTATTCCATTTATTAACTCATCGCTAAGCCATCGTACCCAGAGCTCCCATCACTTGTACGCTCAATTCGGGATCGCAAATAACAAGACAATTGACAAGTTTATTATAACGCGACCTAGTGAAACAGCGCCCTAATCCAGGCACCTCACACAGCTCACAATCCCCGCCGTTTTCATTATCAAGGTGTCGCGCTTTCGTTCGGATAATTAAAAACTCTCGTCCGGAAGGGGGTGGGGAGGAAAGCCCGCGGGGGGTCCAAAGCGAACGCACTAATTAATAAGGGTCCGTCGATATTGATTTACGAGCGGTCCGACCGGACCCGGGCCGTAACGCGACACGTTTCCCGGTACGCCTTAAAGTTTACCGTTACTGGATTACGTCAAGCCAGTGTGTTGTTCAGGAGACGTCAGTTCACAGGAATTCCTGGAAATTTCCATGTGAGCAGAGCGTTTACTGGTAGTGAAACATCCCTAGGGCGGTACTCTGTCAGTATCGTTTTGTacactatatatacatatatatatgttctaAACTTAaattcccggtaccaatagaaaaagtataggacTACACCATCTCTtgctcatggatgtcgtaaaaggcgactaaggaatgggACATAACTTTAAACGTGTATGTAAAAAACCCAGCTCATAGTtagtaaatttgaaaaaaaaaagttttaacaaCGAATAAAGTCATCGTATCTGCCATCTCAAGTCAAGCTTCTCTTTATTCTGAAAAACGTATGAAAGCTAAAGTACAGCCGAGCGCAATGTCGCTGCAGCGACGCGGACGGGAATTTGCATCGGAAAAGAAACGCAAAGAGAGCAAGGTGCGACTCGGCCGCCCGCCCGCGGGGTGGTACAGTCGATGACAatcgtattattattattttttactagctttccgcccgcggcttcgcccacgtgtaattcggttatatatagcgttttttaatgatctcgacagggctttttcttccacaggctgaaatcttgttacaattggaattaaatatagcctgtgttactcagggatgatgtagctttctaatggtgaatgtttgaaatcgattcagtagtttcggagtttatcgattacatgtgtaaataaacaaacatataaaaaaatagattgttcctctttataatattagtatacatacaaatctatatagaaaaagtaaagcgagacaaaatcatcgtctcaaaagaaaaaaaaaaacaggatttataggacgaagaggccttacaggatttccttctgtttaagtatttgcgtctgatagtcatcatcccatgtgaatgagctgatgatggaaggtacaactcc
The sequence above is drawn from the Amyelois transitella isolate CPQ chromosome 18, ilAmyTran1.1, whole genome shotgun sequence genome and encodes:
- the LOC106133442 gene encoding uncharacterized protein LOC106133442 codes for the protein MSKQHSPSQNTLKNPESFNVMKLQVNETLPSRAQSDSNLNITQRNSSKRLRRGSIEISTESVEDNSSLRELIAAQNVKLELIMSSMKTMQDQMNGVLQSTEFISAKYEEELEKVSNLERENTVQRSTIVMLENEVELMKRKSLSSTIEIRNFPRTSSENKQTLCEAVQRVGSVISQPIHENDIRDIFRVKSKNKEHTPIVVELSSVSLKESVIRGVKSFNKQNKDSKLNSKHLLLEGPERSVFVSEALTSRAKRLFHLAREFAKQNNFARCWVSYGRIYLRRNDNSPVVMVDSEGTLANLK